The Methanooceanicella nereidis genome window below encodes:
- a CDS encoding radical SAM/SPASM domain-containing protein has translation MILPKFDNIILMGQLKQWQDRIDKERKTHPLKYLFWETTRRCNLDCKHCGSDCGSDRDSASECELSTEEIKGAFRSIAEDLDPKNIMIAVTGGEPLLRKDLFEVMGYASDLGFKWGMVTNGTLVDEETVKKCKEAGMNTVTVSIDGLKDSHDHLRGRKGSFEKAVNALKLFKDGKFEVVQATTCVSQYNINELPDLYELFKDLNIDEWRILTINPIGRAKEDPKLFLKPAQLRSVLNFIKERRKFKGLKTTFEEEGFLGPEFEGKVRDGFYFCPAGINIASILADGSIGSCPNLSREYIQGNIRNDRFKEVWDNGFKKMRNLEWKKKGMCAKCAWWSFCRGNSLHLWDFDSERPVVCHIHSLERSSP, from the coding sequence ATGATCCTTCCAAAGTTCGACAATATTATCCTGATGGGACAGCTAAAACAGTGGCAAGACAGGATCGATAAGGAGAGAAAAACGCATCCTTTAAAATATCTTTTCTGGGAGACCACGCGCAGATGTAACCTTGATTGCAAACATTGCGGCAGCGACTGCGGCAGCGACAGGGACAGTGCTTCCGAATGCGAGTTAAGTACTGAAGAGATCAAAGGAGCTTTTAGATCGATAGCTGAGGATCTCGATCCTAAAAATATCATGATAGCGGTCACAGGCGGCGAGCCGCTATTAAGGAAGGACCTTTTTGAAGTGATGGGCTATGCCAGCGATCTCGGCTTTAAATGGGGAATGGTCACGAACGGGACCCTTGTAGACGAAGAGACCGTCAAAAAATGCAAGGAAGCCGGAATGAACACAGTAACGGTAAGCATTGACGGACTAAAGGACAGCCACGATCATCTAAGAGGCCGAAAAGGCTCTTTCGAGAAAGCAGTAAATGCTTTAAAGCTTTTCAAGGATGGAAAGTTCGAGGTAGTGCAGGCGACGACATGTGTCAGCCAGTATAATATCAACGAGCTTCCTGATCTTTACGAGCTGTTCAAGGATCTCAATATAGACGAGTGGCGCATCCTGACAATAAACCCGATAGGCAGGGCGAAGGAAGACCCGAAACTATTCTTGAAGCCGGCGCAGCTAAGGTCTGTCCTGAACTTTATCAAGGAGCGCAGGAAGTTTAAAGGCCTTAAGACCACTTTCGAAGAAGAGGGATTCCTCGGACCGGAGTTCGAAGGCAAGGTGCGCGACGGATTTTATTTCTGCCCCGCAGGAATTAACATAGCCAGCATACTGGCAGACGGTAGTATCGGATCATGCCCCAACCTGAGCAGGGAGTACATACAGGGAAATATCAGGAATGACAGGTTTAAGGAAGTATGGGATAACGGCTTCAAGAAGATGCGGAACCTTGAATGGAAAAAGAAAGGCATGTGCGCAAAATGTGCCTGGTGGTCTTTCTGCCGGGGCAATAGCCTGCACCTCTGGGACTTTGATTCCGAAAGGCCTGTTGTATGCCACATACACTCTCTGGAAAGATCAAGCCCTTAA
- a CDS encoding haloacid dehalogenase, whose protein sequence is MSDMKDICDKIREKFDAMDDAREESLASSRKITRYSGDAIKAIHREEWGNAEEMIEETRKLIKEVNETLEGFPEIYYSGYVGNAQTEFAEVCILYAVLKGENVPGPNELNVDNAAYLNGIGDATGELRRHILDLIRKDRPEEGEKYLEVMDEFFTEMMSFDYPDAITRGLRKKTDVARSIIERTRGDLTNALQIKNLHESMERFGEKLK, encoded by the coding sequence ATGAGTGATATGAAGGATATATGCGATAAGATCCGGGAAAAGTTCGATGCGATGGATGATGCCAGAGAAGAGTCGCTCGCGTCGTCACGTAAGATCACACGTTACTCGGGAGACGCGATAAAAGCGATACACCGAGAAGAATGGGGCAATGCGGAAGAGATGATAGAAGAGACCAGGAAGCTCATCAAAGAGGTCAACGAGACTTTAGAAGGTTTCCCGGAAATATACTATTCCGGATATGTTGGCAATGCCCAGACCGAGTTTGCCGAAGTCTGCATTCTATATGCTGTGTTGAAGGGGGAGAATGTTCCCGGCCCCAACGAGCTGAATGTCGACAATGCGGCCTATTTGAACGGTATCGGCGATGCGACCGGGGAGTTAAGGCGCCACATACTTGACCTTATACGGAAAGACAGGCCTGAAGAGGGAGAAAAATATCTGGAAGTCATGGATGAGTTCTTTACTGAGATGATGTCGTTCGACTATCCGGACGCGATAACGCGGGGGCTTAGAAAAAAGACAGACGTTGCCAGGTCGATCATTGAAAGGACAAGAGGGGACCTGACCAACGCGCTACAGATCAAAAACCTGCATGAGTCCATGGAAAGGTTCGGGGAAAAATTAAAATAA
- a CDS encoding M50 family metallopeptidase — translation MKRSSALIPVIIFIILFSWVSVAYSQAVPEKAWDLTFGGLYEDRGFGIVKAPDGGYVSVGTTVKDSSSSTDIFILKTDSDGNIIWNKTIGGPRHEWVYHLIRDSDGNYVLAGTAMSSKPAATWDVLLIKFDDNGNIIWQKEYDTDYIEVAFNVAETSDNNYVVTGYIYPDPRNNRDSQVILIKVDKNGDQIWKKTYGGSSIDWGKYIVQTSEGGFLITGWSESFGTGDRDVYVIKTDKDGNLVWQENYGGTANDMGYCGIETSDGYLIGGHTASMGAGMDDIYLLKIRKNDGSVIWEKTYGGAGTDVGCTIMPVKDHFIVAGSTSSKGNGGSDYYVFRIDGNGNQIWDLTYGFEYEDACAGFYADENTIALTGLSRPDNTTANALLVKYGQEQETSAPVDPVAPVAAVVVGSSVGLLGLLWGKISGALNIEGRLSDIFKKVYDFVFGYVKTHVKALLFRKESQMRKVQATQRHAFLLGFSSYELLIFAIASVMLGISYMIAKGEALLPNFIAIYVFTGGVALILHDLAHRYFAHKYRAVSEYKFWGLGTIAMFLTAFFFGIVYALPARTVINNQKDLKQNELGTIFLAGPAVSFVIALVFLAASALGGIFWEIGMLGFSMNLLSAVYSLMPFDPMDGNKVLKWDKVKWGAIFVPVLVIYLIIKIFMP, via the coding sequence ATGAAAAGATCATCGGCACTTATTCCGGTAATAATTTTTATAATCTTATTCTCATGGGTATCAGTGGCATATAGCCAGGCAGTTCCTGAAAAGGCATGGGACCTGACCTTCGGCGGGCTTTACGAAGACAGGGGTTTCGGCATAGTAAAAGCACCTGACGGGGGTTATGTCAGTGTCGGAACGACAGTCAAGGACAGCAGCAGCTCTACTGACATATTTATTTTAAAGACAGATAGCGACGGGAACATTATATGGAACAAGACAATAGGCGGGCCCAGGCATGAGTGGGTTTATCATCTCATCAGGGATTCTGACGGAAATTATGTGCTGGCGGGCACCGCCATGTCCTCTAAACCCGCCGCCACCTGGGACGTCCTGTTAATAAAATTCGACGATAACGGGAACATCATCTGGCAAAAGGAATATGATACCGACTATATCGAGGTAGCTTTTAACGTCGCAGAAACTTCGGATAATAATTACGTTGTCACGGGATATATCTACCCGGATCCCCGTAACAACAGAGATTCTCAGGTCATTTTGATAAAGGTTGATAAGAACGGCGACCAGATATGGAAAAAGACCTATGGCGGAAGTTCGATCGACTGGGGTAAATACATAGTACAGACCTCTGAAGGAGGATTCCTCATCACCGGCTGGTCTGAGTCATTCGGCACAGGGGACCGTGACGTATATGTCATAAAGACAGATAAGGATGGCAACCTTGTGTGGCAGGAGAACTATGGAGGTACTGCCAATGATATGGGATACTGCGGTATCGAGACATCGGACGGATATCTTATCGGCGGGCACACGGCATCCATGGGAGCGGGCATGGATGATATTTACCTCCTGAAGATAAGGAAGAACGACGGCAGCGTCATCTGGGAAAAGACATACGGGGGTGCCGGTACCGATGTCGGTTGTACCATTATGCCCGTTAAAGATCATTTCATAGTAGCAGGAAGTACTTCCTCAAAAGGGAACGGAGGTTCGGACTATTACGTGTTCAGGATTGACGGGAACGGCAACCAGATATGGGACCTCACATATGGTTTTGAATACGAGGACGCATGCGCAGGTTTCTATGCGGATGAAAATACGATAGCCCTTACCGGACTAAGTCGTCCCGATAATACGACAGCGAATGCGCTTCTGGTGAAATACGGACAGGAACAAGAAACGTCCGCCCCTGTCGATCCGGTCGCACCCGTCGCGGCAGTTGTGGTAGGTTCGAGCGTAGGGTTGCTGGGGCTATTATGGGGTAAGATATCGGGCGCGTTAAACATAGAGGGTAGGTTATCGGATATCTTCAAAAAGGTATATGACTTCGTTTTCGGATACGTGAAAACGCACGTTAAGGCGCTATTATTCCGAAAGGAGTCACAGATGAGGAAAGTCCAGGCAACGCAGAGACATGCCTTTTTATTAGGTTTTTCCTCATATGAACTGCTCATTTTTGCCATAGCGTCAGTGATGCTGGGCATTTCATACATGATAGCTAAAGGCGAGGCGCTTCTGCCGAACTTTATAGCAATATATGTGTTCACAGGCGGAGTGGCGCTGATACTTCACGATCTGGCACACAGGTATTTCGCACACAAATACAGGGCTGTGTCCGAGTACAAGTTCTGGGGACTGGGCACCATAGCCATGTTCCTGACCGCGTTCTTCTTCGGCATAGTTTATGCCCTGCCTGCCAGGACCGTGATCAATAACCAGAAAGACCTAAAGCAAAATGAACTGGGCACCATATTCCTCGCGGGACCCGCAGTGAGCTTCGTCATCGCACTGGTATTTTTGGCCGCGTCAGCGCTCGGCGGGATATTCTGGGAGATAGGAATGCTGGGATTCTCGATGAACCTGCTGTCCGCCGTATACAGCCTTATGCCATTTGACCCGATGGACGGGAATAAAGTATTGAAATGGGATAAGGTAAAATGGGGAGCGATATTCGTCCCCGTGCTGGTAATATACCTGATCATAAAGATCTTTATGCCGTAA
- a CDS encoding PAS domain-containing protein — protein MNIFNGIVNDISDAFSILALAPPSGSQRTIKLPGRTLSYQDILENANSIIIVWDSQIRLTFINDFGKKYLGYSEDEVLGKSLIGTILPETSPSGGKNIKVGKDILAHPEQYISNEDVNMKKNGELVKVLWSNKVLYDDKGNVVGGLSVGNVHKDYI, from the coding sequence ATGAACATATTCAATGGAATAGTGAATGACATTTCGGATGCGTTTTCAATATTAGCTCTGGCGCCACCTTCCGGCAGTCAGAGGACTATCAAATTACCTGGCAGGACATTGAGCTACCAGGATATTTTGGAGAATGCTAACAGTATCATTATCGTATGGGACAGCCAGATACGGCTCACGTTCATCAACGACTTCGGCAAAAAGTACCTGGGCTATAGCGAGGACGAGGTGCTCGGTAAAAGTCTGATCGGGACGATATTACCCGAAACCAGCCCATCGGGGGGAAAAAACATCAAAGTAGGCAAAGATATCCTGGCACACCCGGAGCAATACATTTCCAACGAGGACGTGAACATGAAGAAAAACGGCGAGCTGGTCAAGGTCCTGTGGTCCAATAAGGTCTTATATGACGATAAGGGAAATGTAGTCGGGGGACTCTCGGTAGGTAACGTACATAAGGACTATATTTGA
- the twy1 gene encoding 4-demethylwyosine synthase TYW1, translating to MGLLKKQGYHIVGEHSAIKPCLWLGRSIKSQGSCYKAQFYGISSHRCVQMTPCIACNQRCLHCWRPVEEPYTVESWDRPEVIIDGCLAEQKRFITGYGGTSATDKVRWKEAFEPKHAAISLVGEPTLYPYLEELVEMFRARNMSTFIVTNGTRPDVLKKVTPSQLYMSLDAPDEETYLKTCNPVGDLWGRVNESLEVLGSREDLRRALRITLVKGLNMLDPEGYGDLIKKAMPDYVEVKAYMHLGYSRNRLPREAMPHHEEVLEFARKVADASGYRLAMDVELSRVALISKDGNTKPLDL from the coding sequence ATGGGGTTATTAAAAAAACAAGGCTATCATATCGTAGGCGAACATAGCGCGATCAAGCCATGCCTGTGGCTGGGGCGCTCCATAAAATCCCAGGGGTCTTGCTATAAGGCGCAATTTTACGGTATCAGCTCTCATCGCTGTGTGCAGATGACGCCGTGTATTGCATGTAACCAGAGGTGTCTTCACTGCTGGAGGCCTGTGGAAGAGCCCTACACGGTCGAGTCCTGGGACCGCCCTGAGGTCATTATCGACGGTTGTCTGGCAGAGCAGAAGAGATTTATAACCGGTTACGGCGGCACGAGCGCCACAGATAAGGTAAGATGGAAGGAGGCTTTCGAGCCAAAGCACGCGGCAATATCCCTGGTCGGCGAGCCTACGCTTTACCCGTACCTGGAAGAGCTTGTCGAGATGTTCCGCGCGAGGAACATGTCTACATTTATCGTCACTAACGGTACGAGGCCTGACGTACTGAAAAAAGTTACCCCGAGCCAGCTGTACATGTCGCTAGACGCCCCCGATGAGGAGACTTATTTAAAGACATGCAACCCGGTTGGTGACCTGTGGGGCCGTGTGAACGAGTCTCTCGAAGTCCTCGGATCCAGGGAAGATCTCAGGAGAGCTCTGAGGATAACGCTTGTCAAAGGTTTGAACATGTTAGACCCGGAAGGATATGGCGACCTGATAAAAAAGGCCATGCCGGACTATGTTGAAGTCAAGGCTTACATGCACCTGGGCTACAGCCGGAACCGGCTTCCGAGGGAAGCAATGCCGCACCATGAAGAGGTACTGGAGTTCGCCAGGAAAGTTGCAGATGCATCAGGATACAGGCTGGCCATGGACGTCGAGTTAAGCAGAGTGGCACTGATAAGCAAAGACGGTAATACGAAGCCATTAGATCTTTGA
- a CDS encoding putative immunity protein has translation MKIKKERSKFSITHKDEATVELVRKTDHKTLAIWAIDCVERVLPYFEKKYPEDHRPRNAIESLHAWIDTGVFKMSDIRKASLTAHAAAREVGEDNAARSAARAAGQAVATAHVPTHSIGAANYALQAIHRAASPLDADAAVAKEREWQYQHLLRLGERSSPE, from the coding sequence ATGAAGATTAAAAAGGAAAGATCCAAATTCTCAATTACACATAAAGACGAGGCAACTGTAGAGCTTGTGAGAAAAACTGACCATAAAACTTTAGCCATCTGGGCAATTGATTGTGTAGAGCGTGTCCTGCCCTACTTTGAAAAGAAATATCCTGAAGATCATCGCCCTCGAAACGCTATAGAATCACTCCATGCGTGGATAGATACAGGGGTGTTCAAGATGTCTGATATACGCAAGGCTTCGCTTACAGCCCATGCAGCCGCTCGTGAAGTTGGAGAAGACAATGCTGCCCGCTCTGCTGCCCGTGCCGCAGGCCAGGCGGTGGCAACCGCGCATGTTCCTACTCATTCTATCGGTGCCGCCAATTATGCCTTACAGGCTATCCATAGGGCCGCCAGCCCTTTGGATGCCGATGCTGCCGTAGCCAAAGAACGAGAATGGCAATACCAGCACTTACTCAGACTGGGAGAAAGATCATCACCGGAGTAG
- a CDS encoding MDR family MFS transporter, which translates to MKGNIFSRYDRQIWVLVIGSLINAFGFSIAYPFISLYLYGYKGIPMGSVGFALMVAAVAGALTQVVSGELCDRVGRKIMMNIGLLIQMVAFTLLGFAVISDAGYDEFLILLTLREIAGGLYRNIPQVMVADVAGPGERIGAFSLIRIGANLGFAIGPVIGGIMAMHSYSLMFFMTAVTSGIYMIISLVILRDTLPGITGKLIRLEHMSPWMDRPFIIFCAVSGLIMLVYSQMMTTFSSYSGIFANVPESQIGLLFSLNGLMIVFFQYPVARYLEHFRLTTSLAAGSSIYAIGFVIVGFCTDFRGLLFAMFIISVGELVITPPSMAIVAQMAPSDMRGRYMSVAGVLSNGGIAFGPMVGGYLMDFYSARIEMMWIILGGIAILCMAGFIFLRSRVSFEVDRPTAI; encoded by the coding sequence ATGAAGGGGAATATATTTTCGAGGTATGACAGGCAGATTTGGGTACTTGTCATAGGCTCTTTGATAAACGCTTTCGGCTTTTCGATAGCCTACCCTTTCATCTCGCTTTATCTCTACGGCTATAAAGGAATACCCATGGGAAGCGTAGGGTTCGCACTTATGGTGGCGGCAGTGGCAGGTGCCTTAACTCAGGTCGTAAGCGGAGAACTATGCGACCGTGTCGGCCGAAAAATAATGATGAACATAGGGCTGCTCATACAGATGGTAGCTTTTACCCTGCTGGGGTTCGCTGTGATCTCCGATGCGGGGTACGATGAATTCCTGATATTGTTGACATTGAGGGAGATCGCAGGCGGGCTTTATCGTAACATCCCCCAGGTCATGGTGGCCGATGTCGCAGGGCCCGGAGAAAGGATCGGGGCTTTTAGCCTGATCCGGATAGGAGCTAATCTCGGTTTCGCCATAGGCCCTGTTATTGGCGGAATAATGGCGATGCACTCATACTCGCTGATGTTCTTCATGACTGCCGTCACCAGCGGGATATACATGATAATATCACTGGTGATCTTGAGGGATACGCTGCCCGGTATCACGGGAAAGTTGATACGCCTGGAACATATGTCTCCCTGGATGGACAGGCCATTCATCATATTCTGCGCTGTATCGGGACTGATCATGCTGGTATACTCGCAGATGATGACCACCTTCAGCTCATATTCGGGTATATTCGCAAACGTGCCGGAGTCGCAGATAGGCCTGCTGTTCTCGCTGAACGGGCTTATGATAGTATTCTTCCAGTACCCTGTGGCGCGATATCTTGAACATTTCAGGCTGACGACGTCCCTGGCCGCAGGGTCGTCCATCTATGCGATCGGGTTCGTGATAGTGGGCTTCTGTACGGACTTCCGGGGGCTGTTGTTCGCGATGTTCATCATAAGCGTCGGAGAACTGGTCATCACCCCGCCGTCGATGGCTATCGTCGCGCAGATGGCACCCTCCGATATGCGGGGGAGATATATGAGCGTGGCAGGAGTGCTGAGCAACGGCGGAATAGCGTTCGGGCCGATGGTTGGCGGGTACCTTATGGACTTTTACTCGGCCCGGATAGAGATGATGTGGATCATACTGGGCGGAATAGCTATCCTTTGCATGGCCGGGTTCATATTCCTGCGATCGAGAGTATCATTCGAAGTTGACCGGCCCACGGCCATTTAA
- a CDS encoding fasciclin domain-containing protein: MDELRKIVAVLTLSAIMLAFTAPALARMHGEMQDGMMSMEQSNKDMMAAMMDTKDIGIAASTMKTAGIEGMMMPEGRYTLFVASDTALNTMSPDMKNKMMEKMKDRQKATEFVRGHMINNMVMPDDMTDGKTLTLMNGKTMTVRRMDGRMMVDDANIIKAVKTNNGMIYVMDKIPSSIRTMMERMDMLPASAISVSR, encoded by the coding sequence ATGGATGAACTAAGAAAGATCGTAGCAGTACTGACACTCTCCGCGATCATGCTGGCTTTCACGGCCCCGGCGCTGGCACGGATGCATGGCGAGATGCAGGACGGCATGATGTCCATGGAGCAGTCCAACAAGGACATGATGGCTGCGATGATGGACACGAAAGACATCGGCATAGCTGCGTCAACGATGAAAACGGCAGGGATAGAGGGAATGATGATGCCCGAAGGGAGGTACACTTTGTTCGTCGCCTCGGACACGGCTCTGAACACCATGAGCCCGGACATGAAGAACAAGATGATGGAAAAGATGAAGGACAGGCAGAAGGCCACAGAGTTTGTCAGAGGCCACATGATAAACAACATGGTCATGCCTGACGATATGACCGACGGCAAGACGCTCACATTGATGAACGGGAAGACGATGACTGTCAGGAGGATGGATGGCAGGATGATGGTGGACGATGCCAATATCATCAAGGCCGTCAAAACCAACAACGGCATGATATACGTAATGGACAAAATCCCCTCTTCGATAAGGACGATGATGGAGCGGATGGACATGTTGCCCGCCAGCGCTATATCGGTGAGCAGGTGA